accaatcaggaaGCTGACTGAGGTCACGTGACCATGATCGCTTCAGATTTCCGATGTTAGCTGCTAGTGAATATCTCTAATCTTCTGCTTAATTAAATGCGACTCAGTGGATATAATCATCTTTTTCACATCTTAAGATGTTAAAAAGCAACTTCAAGTTGTTATTTCCCTAATATCATGGCATATTGATGCAACAAATCACTGATGAACATACAGCAGATTTCAGGATTTTTGGCCCGTGACGATCCTGTATGCTGCCGGTCCTggtcagtaaactttttttctgatccATAGAAAGCTATGAAACTGCAGGATTAGAAAGATGAAATGATAAACAATATGTCGATTTAGCTTTGAAAAGCGTCACTTAATCCTTTGTAGtggtttttgtatgttgaaatCGAGTGTATTTTTCAACATTTCCGGAAAAGGTCTAAATGTACACAGaattgaaaaattcaaaacGGAGGACGAAGAGGGGTTCCCTATCTATGTTATCAGTGGGAATACCGCGGAATTCCGCAATGCGATACAATAAGAATGCGTATTTTCCGGGGTATACCCAGCGCTCAGATGAcccgtggcctgtactacgaagcggggttactggcttatcggggtaacttgttggatttaatgtagtctgggcaaaatgtaagtgagcgaatatgaagtccatttaaactgtggtaccttaaatcagacaagttaccccgataagccagtaaccccgcttcatagtacaggccactgatgGTGGAACAGGAATCTGGAACAAAAAAGGCGGCCATGATAGGTCGCGCTCTTCACATACCTAAATAATGCCttgaaaaaataaactgtaaaaaAGAAAGGCCACTATGGATTTCACAGGAGAGCCTGTGCAAGTGTACCCTCAGGTCACATTAGCAAAACTTTCAGTGGCTTTACGAGATAAACGTATATAAATTGCCCATAAAACTCTCCAAATTTCATCAACAAGTTTTGCTAAATTGGAAATTAATGTTTAAACATAACTTTAGCCCCCATAACGTTCCATTGTGGAATAATAGGGTGATATTGAATCGGGGGAAATCTATGTTTATGGAAGAATGGATGACAAAACAGATTTGGTCTCACACATATAATGGATGAAAATGGAGATATACTCGAATTAAACAGGTTTAATGAAAAATACGGCATGAGTTGCTCATTTGAGATCTTTAAAAGAGTTTCACAGAATATCCCAATAGCTCTTATCAATGTGATAAAGAACAATATTTCAAATATACCAATTCCAAATTTGCATAAAATTTAATTAGATGGTCTTGACTGTCACGTTCGTGGACGAGCGGTGCAGgtaggcgagcagggaagcaggggaacggagccaggaagtcgggttgGACGGGGTTTATTCGAGGAAGACGGGACCGGGGAATCACAACAGGCAAcattacaatgacaagtctggggaagactgactcagatgaggactaaatacacaagacaagctagttaataggacacaggcgatcacaatcagggctgaacacgaggtaacgaggtgggcgtggcacacattaggatcgaacggagcagggtgtgacagaaccccccccccgaaggcgcgcacaccgggcgcgccagaggagaggcgacggacgagacgaaccgggaaaacaggacctggaaaacaaagcagaacgtcaaccaaaaacagggaacagaacggagacgcagaacaagaacagggacgagatGAAGGACAAGACAcaacacagaacagggaaggcagacaggcagacaaggaagggagacacagaaggggagaaaggaggaacaaaagggccaggagtgaaagaaggagacagagagggacgaggagcagagacaggtgggacaaacggaaagggaggaggaacaaggggagcacgagggagcccaggcgggcgacgggcagcggccggaggggccgcaggggagagggaggagggagcaggaggggaccacccaggggccaagggaacgggacgagggagtgacggaggggacacggagggagcaggagggaacaccggtgcaggcaggccaaagggggaagccgcggcaggcggaggcgcaggcggaggcgcagccggagccggcgaaggcaccgtccgacgcccagccggagcaggggggcccggaggcgaccgacatggagccggaggcgggaccgaggaccggcaccgaggatccagggggggacccgggcgctgccatcacgtggccagcaaggggcacctcggaGGGTACCTCGGgtgtgcgaccagcagggggcgcctcggcgtgcacctccatcgtgcggccagcagggggcgcctcggcgggcacctccatcgtgcggccagcagggggcacctcggctggcacctccatcgtgcggccagcagggggcgcctcggcgggcacctccatcgtgcggccagcagggggcgccacgggcagagcggaggcagctgcaggcgtgcgaccagcagggggcgcctcggcgggcgccaccgtcacgtggtcagcaggggccgccgcggcgggcgccgccatcacacggccagcagggggcgcaaccgcggccacctcgggcagagctgcaggcaaAGCGGTGGCCGCAGCAGCAGGTGTAGCCGCTGTCTGGGCAGgtgggtcaggcaggacaggcgggtcaggcaggacaggcgggtcaagcagagctgctggcagcgtggcagcagcagcagcaggcggtgccgcgggcagagcggcggcatcagcagcaggcggtgccgcgggcagagcggcggcatcagcagcaggcggtgccgcgggcagagcggcggcatcagcagcaggcagcgcagccgcgggcagatccggaatatgcaggtccggatcggacaggtccggagcaggcaggaggggtgctgagcgcgtgggcgccgtccctttaagggctttgggaACCTGGGGAATGCcgtctcttacggcgcgaattccgccttgccccagacgctccggccgataaaagtaagcctccatcggaggtggcttctccggatGGGAGCTGGCCAGGCTGGTAGCGGCGGTGTCGTACCAGGCGGgcaggagagagcaggctcccaggaagagcgatggagtctcttcctgctgcttctcccttcgctcggtgagccggcgctgtagccgacggaggcatttccgggctttgGTGAGTGGGTACTCCTGTCCAGATGGGCGCTCCTTCTGGAGCAGGTCCCTGCCCCGGCTAGCctgctccagggctacagggtcctcctggacctcgggctgggattgccagTACACGAAGacttgcagcagtccgagccggtggtgctcggactgctgcttcgtgctttcggggagacttgtcattctgtcacgttcgtgGACGAGCGGTGCAGgtaggcgagcagggaagcaggggaacggagccaggaagtcgggttgGACGGGGTTTATTCGAGGAAGACGGGACCGGGGAATCACAACAGGCAAcattacaatgacaagtctggggaagactgactcagacgaggactaaatacacaagacaagctagttaataggacacaggcgatcacaatcagggctgaacacgaggtaacgaggtgggcgtggcacacattaggatcgaacggagcagggtgtgacattGACCGTATTAATGAAAAGTGTAATAATCAGTTTTTGAGGAAATATTTGGTTAATACCTTATATCCAGGTAGGACAAAACACTCAATCATATTTAAAGATTATAACAAATCTGAGATTTCAGTAATTAGATCCAGATATTTAAAATTTCCAATCCCCCCCAAATTTAAAGAAGTTCATTTTAAAACTACGAAAAATATTTACCCCTCTAATGAATTTATGAGAGAAAGATTTAAGTTTGTGGCAGACAACTGTTATATTTGTAAAACAACTTTGGAAACTACAGAGCACATGTTTTATGGGTGTGTTACTGTCCAAAATTTATGGAAATCTCTCCACGTCTTAATATCGTCCTGGTCTAGAAATATTGATTTTTGGTCTTTTCAGAATATTCAAATTGGTGTTATCCTTAAGGACAAAAATAGTGATTTTTTGGTAAACAATCTGATCATTATAACAAAATATTACATTCATAAATGCCGATATGCTAAATTCCCCCCTTCATGGCCTGCTCTTAAAAACGAGCTATCCCTGTTGTGTACATCTCTGAACTTAATAAATAAGCCCCAAGCAATTAAATTGCATACATTTTTAGAGGAGTTTGATTTTTCTTAGCCCCCTTATTTAAGTTATATATCTTGTTTATAAAACTTCACCTCTAAAGCTTTCATGACCCCCCTTGTCTCCCttttttcctgcttttgtttcttgttctctattatttatttatttttattttttctttttttttcttaatatatatgtttaattaaaattattgttGGTTTGATTGTTAAATACCAACTTCACCGTTGCAATgatgtattttctttaaattaagGTAAAAGAAAAAGGAGGTGTGACATAATGTGATGTAAGACACATGTTTCGCTTGTCTATGTGAgattgtcattgtcattgttctaaataaagtttattgggaaaaaaaaaaaaaaaaaacgagaaaAACGTACTGTAGCGCCTGCGGGGCGCATGTCTCAGAATGCtccgcgtgcagttgtaaatagcccttgtattgttgctgttattgttaatggttatatttccttaaAATGTCGCGCGTGTGTTTTCCCGTGTTTGcgtgtaccctgtccgatcctcgtgtgtaattagcttccGTATATCTCCCACCATGTGTATACCATGCAGTTCGGCGTCTGACAGCCTTGTGTTTCCTGTCTCTAATTGGTTAGATGCtcgttgggtgcctgatgtGTTACTTTTCAAGGCTATCAATAGAGAGCATGTTTTCCCCGACAAGCAGTTGTCGTTCTGTTTCTTTACTCCCACGATTTCTCGATCAGCCCGACACCGCAGTATGAAGAATCGGAGTCAGAGTTCGCTATGAAACTATAATTTTAACTGCTCAAAGACGGATGTTCacaaaacattattatgaaacgtTACCTTCCAGTACTATGTTTAGAAAGCATGAATCTCTTCCATGTTTGTTCTTTTAAAAAGGACAGTGACACACTGAAAGCATGGAGTCAATTCCCAGTCCCACCCTGTCAGATTCAGTGTTTGACCACCTTGTAGTCAAAAAGGGCTAATGCAGGCACaagttaaaaacatttttatttgcttAAGCCTATGACGTTCCTTGTCCATaatgtgctttgttttttgtctgtttacctTACCCTATGTAAGCGTGTTTGAGGTCCAGAAaaatgatatataaataaaatgtattattattagtagtagtattattatCTCTCCATTCCCGATCTATTTCTGAACTGCACATTTCTCAGGCTATCTCTCTCACTTAGATGGCCTTTACAGTTACACTGGCGACTCTAGAACTACCTCTGGCCTGCTGTAAATGCCgatctgcaaaataaataaataaaaaaccttAACTTACCATTAGCTGAGTTAACGGTAGCGTCCCGAACTGACGCTTGCGTATCGAAGGCAGGACTACAACCACGTGTTCCGGAAATTTAACCCGGAAGAACAAGTGAGAGATCGAACAGACCTGGGGCGGACGtctgtcactaccgaaaatgtacaCCCAGAATTGACTAGATGTGTTATGACGAGGTCTAGAGCGTCCGCACAGGTCAGCCATCTTACCACAGGCTGGCTTTCTGGCGGGATCATTCGAACCTGAGGTAAACGGAGGTAAGGTAAGTGACCTGCACAAACGTTAATACTcttatctcgctgaaatcttgaTGGATTTACAAACTGTGTGTTTTCTTACAAACATTATTAACGTGGTTATAGTTCTGGATGCTTGAACATGTTGAAATCGCAGCTTTTCTcctcgaaaaaaaaaatgacttaaTCGTGCAGTTTAGTTGTGTATCACGCCTAGCTAGGCTACTAGCTATCCAGTAATTTGGGGCGAGGCAGAATTACGCTTTCTTTTCAATATAatacacacattataaacatgattTAACTGAATTTACACATGATTTACTGTCTGGTTGGTTTGTTAAAACGTCTTACATTATGATTTCTACAGGAAATTGCTGACAAGATGCCAGACTTTTGTGCCGCCTATGGCTGCTGTAACCGCCGTTGTCTCGAAACGAGAACCCGAGGGATCACCTTTCACCTGTAGGATGTTACaatattatgaattatttttaggATAATCGTTAGTTACTTAGTGGAAGTATGTACATATTACATAATAGTATTGCTAGATTGTTGTTGAGGTTTAGAATATTTTGTTTAACGTACATAATCACTGAATGTTTGAATATAGTTTGTGTGTTTATCTTATTCTTgaagtacatacatacatgcttaCATACAGTTACCCCAACATATGATAATCTAGGTGTTTGCTTGTGTCCTTGGCCTTAAATGgaaagatggatttaaaatgttGACAATAATTGATATATCTGGGTACATTTCTCACTTTTGTAAGGTTTCCCAAAtccagagagaggaggaggaagtggGAAGTTGCCCTAAGAAGGGACGGTTTTGCTGCCACTGACAGGACACTGATCTGCAGTGAGCACTTCAAGACCGAAGACTTCGACAGGACCGGGCAGACTGTGCGGATTAAAGATGGTGTTGTgccatccattttcagcttCCCAGCACATCTTCAAAGGGTATGTCTATCACTGACCAAAAATAATTTAAGGTGTATAAGACTGATATATCAATATACACGTGATTAAATGTGATCCGTTTTTGTTTCTGCAAGGTATACAATTTGTTGTTTATTACAGCACATTTAGACACTCAAAACTACTTTATTTTAGTCAGTAGCAATAAGAAGCACAACAACTTCAAGACAACTAGAAGACAACCTGCCAATGGACTTGATGCCTGATGTAAGTATTTGCAAGTGAAATGTCACAACTAATGATAGCATCATATAGGTAAGGGATAATGTATAGAATGCCGGTCATTATTGGGAAAATAAGTCCCGACAGGGTGAACAGGACCCCGACACACAGCGGAGGGACTTATTCCCAATAATGACCGGCGTTCtatacattatcccgcttattacacggctactttcCAAAACGAAACAATAAACTCTCCACGATATGACTCTTTAGCCTACATAGCCTAGGCTATAGCCTATTTGTTACCATTCATCGTGGCTTTTGCTGAGAAACAAATAGATTACAGTTTTAACATAGGCTTGAATGTTGGGAAGGCCCATTCAAGTGAATGGAACTTTCTGCAGCCCTCTGAAAAGCCATGTAATAACTTGTAATATTAAATCCTTTATCTTGGTGGTACCCAGAAAGGTCTATGATGGTGTTAGTAGTCTATGAGCCCAGTATTATTTGAGGTGGtactctggaaaaaaaaaaaaaggtttgaaAACTACTGGCTATCTCACTTTCTCTGTCACTCCTACACTAGAATGAATAAACATTTGTGAACATCGAAACTACACCCAGGGGTAGACAACCTTTACATTTTGTGTCCAGAGCCACAACACATATTTTTGCCTTACAAGTGGAGAAGCCTATACAATTTCTTAAAAGTATGCTGTTGTGTTGTCTGTTGAAGAACTGTAGAACCCAAAAATGTATTCAGGCTCGCAGAATTGAGATTGAATTGAAGATTGAATTCttgaaaatttttttttattattttgccaATACAACAGGGAGCAACTGCAgagaggagagtgaggaggtTGAGGCACAAGCGGGAGCACAAGCTGCAGGCCACTGAGCACTTGTATGCATTGCCTGCTTCCCCTAAGGCTATAAAGGCCAAATTGCAACAGGCCTTAGTGAGACAGAGGAAACTGCAGCGGGAGAAGAGTAATGCCTTGAGGAGAGAGAAGAGGGCCAAGAACAACCTGCGACAGAAACTCAACAAATCAGTCCTTTTCAAAGGGTATTAGTCCAATGTGGGTCTCTGGTGGGTCTTCCAGTGAGGATGGACACTGGTTACAGCGGCCCTCacaacccacccccaccctcccctttCCCGTGAGGATGAACACTGGGTTACAGCGGCCCTCACAACCCcacaccaccaccccacccctttcaaGTGTGCATATTGTATAGTTCTCTGCAAACCTATGGTGGCATCATGCCTTCAGTGTGCATATTGTATGTAGTTCTCTGCAAACCTACGAGCAGCCTGTGGTAAGATGGCCGCCATATGCGGACGTTCGACTCCATTGGCCAGCAACGCAGACGAGACATCTAGTCATTTTGTTTTATGAAAGAATTTAAATTGTATTATGGCTCCTTAAGGACTTTAAAAGATTGGAAAAATGCACGAATCCTTAGTCACCGAATGTCTAAGTTGCTCCtattttgatttttgtttgaTATGTGCTCAAAtaagaatttatttttaaaatctatcctttttatttaatttattttttgcatggattttattttttttttctctatgtGTGTCTTTGAAATACATCTAGTCATtggttacacctaccgaaaatgtaacttccgctactacgcatgcgcactcttgcgacttctggaaggaggcgtgctatttttacggcattccatcacatttcatcgtctgttgatttttgataagaatgtcgacagcgagaagaaagacaagatttaaccggataatgatggagtccttcgactttaaaagattttattccgcataggcctttaatgcccaacgtgcttcagaaggagcaacgtaaaatacagggtatggccatcaattttacagtcaaaggtgacattactttaatgttaccattatgtactactcccagttcgatgtgctgtgaagttacttaaactaagcctgcttattttctccttagtcatttcatttcttaattgtatcagtgtaattccCACACATtcgtgtcagttatggcagctgtgtcttgtggtgctaaataaagcaaattatatttgtttctgacagacgaccgattgttttttcttgggccaaaccgcacaacataaacattgtttatgttgtgcaaataaaagttcttaactattattttggtgtgattttttttttttagaaaatgctgtacatatatcacagccccttgataagcaatatgggtacacaagattgatatacaccccaattttattacgttttctaaagaaaaggcatctattcagcaataccctTGGGAAAAACCgtatgtaagattactgtcaggcactaCAAACAACGCGCAcccagatgcaaatattacaatcggcaaagcaatatggtttaaataccacactaaagtgacggctgaactacaaatataaacatcaatgacccatctcacaacacgtgaccaatgaatgatgatacacgatgtccacgccctgaatcacgcaatcacggtctgccgcaaaatgtgaatacatgcgcagtatcgggcctgtggaagtgtacattacgcatgcgtaataaagtgccagaaaatgtggtttcgtggacgcatgcgtgatgaatgtgcgcatgcgtagtagcggaagttacattttcggtaggtgtaacattttcggtagtgacaatCGTAATGCCCGGTGAACCCTATCATTGATTTGCTGTAATCGTAACTGTAGTGGAAGTATGTACATGTGCCGAAGGACAGTAAAAGCTTTAGATTTACTTACATTTGAATCGCGGAGTCGCTCCCAAGATTTTGCTCGCCTGAGTGTTTAAGCCCCGGGACTGTGGATGCAATAGTGCTCAAATTGCCTGTGGGTCTGTCTATTTTGTGAGTGTAAAGAAAAAGTAGGCGAGGGGAAAAAACAACTTCCTAGTCGGTTTTTTACCTTTTTGACCATAATGCCCCCCTTAGAAGGCAGTTTTTATTTAGCTTTTCTCGTTAAAACTTATTTCCATTCATAAAATGGGTTCTCGCCAGCATCACCATCAAGCTAACCAGCCATAATGTTATTGAGCCCCCTTGTAGGCATCGAACCTTCAACCGTGAGGTTAATCATCCAGCCTCCTTAAAAAAGTAGCAAAAATCCGGGCTACACGCGCACTgactgcagccgccggcagtcAACCCTGATGACGAAATTCACTTCACGTCCCTCCATTCGCAACTGATATTCCAACTGTGAAAGTTAAGTATGAATTGGCCTTTACCCGCTACATAACGACGCCTGTAGAGAAAGCAGGTTAAGAAACTTGTATGATGCACATCTGTcttttttttgaaaaagcagtTTACATCCTAACTTCAAAGGCAGTCGTAGAAGTACATACAGAATATTCTGTTTTCAGGTATTTGTGTGCTTTTTAGCTTGCAGTAGGTGTACTGTCTATGCACATTGTTTTGCAGTACACTACGTACCTTGCTGCTGTGTGCACCATAATTAACCCTCAGGGTTCAATATTTTGTACATTATCTATGGCGATTGACATGAGATTGAGCTGCTAAATAGGTAAAACTTATGTAATTAAACCAGATGTAATTCACACAAGCAATTAATGTGCATCTTCAGGATCCACACAGTAGATTCAGCGCATTTCAAACACACCTCACTGACTTATTGCACACATCTCTAACATCTAACGCATGTAGGGCTGATGTTACCATTTCATTCCATTTTCATAAGACGCTGAAGGATGGATAAGGTGGTGTTTTTTACATTAATTCAAGTTTAGTAAATATCTTTCATCTCCAAACTGCATTGCTCTTTCCCTGCAGAGGGTCCATGTCATCCAGCTAACCGGTGGATTCTTCTGGGACGTTGCAGTGCCTCTGAGAGCCGGTATCTGCTTCTGTTGGGGAAGGGGAGCAATCCCAAACCCACATGGCTTTAGGGACTGCCTCCTGGCTACAGCTGGGACAGGAGCTGGGCCGCACTGTCCACGTTGGCTGCTTCTCCTGGTGGTTCCCTAGCAACCTGCAGGCAATGGGGGAACTACAGGTCATATGTTTGTACACGTTGCTGCAGCATTATGGACAAAGCCTGTAGCACAGCCCATGTGGAATAAACCAGAAGCTGCTTGATCAGTTAATGGCGAAAAACACCCACCATCCTGGTCAGCTCGCCTCCATcgaatgtgtgtttttttttttatcaaactTTAATCATTCCGTGAGGCATATTAATACCACCatgacaaaaataaaatctgtcCACTTTCTCATTGTAACGAGATCCTTATCTTGATAAAATGAGTCATGTATCAGTGGACTGATTTCGAAAACTCATTAAACTTAAATTCACATCATTCCCTTTTCCTTGCATAAGGGGATGAAAGTAAACAGACTAATTCAGAAGGCACATTTGTCTTAAAGGAGAGAAATAAAAACAGGGCCCTCCACATCTCAGCGGTAAGCCATTCTACAGAAAACCAAGTCATATTTACAGGTGTGTATTTCAATGACATGAATGCTAAAGTAGAATGACCTCCTCCTGAGTGCCGCGACTCCCTTTACCTGTGGTAATTGTTTGGGTTCTTTGTCTGCCGTGCACTTCGACACACTCTGCACTTCGCGCTGGACGTCTGTGAATATTTTATTCAGGCTGTCCACCTTTTCATTCTTCACGGCACTGATCTGCAGTGAAAATGACAAGCTACCAGTTGAACGTTCGTACTATTTACCTTCAgccccaacctgcaaaaacagTAATGTTCTGCTTCAGACATCCCTGCAACTGAATGTCTCACAGTGACTCCAGATTATTTTCAGTGGGGCACAGTAAAACAAGATCCATCCAAATAGGGAAAAAAAGTCACTGACTTCTTTaagttcacaaaaaaaaaacaattttctaAAATTACACAAGAATTATATCTATATCTACTTGGATCCAGAGAAGTTATAGGAAGACTACACTAATTTCTTCTAACTGCTGACCAGAGGGCAGTGCGGGGGAGTGTTTAGCAATTCTGGTCCCCttacaaaatgtcaccttggacA
The Paramormyrops kingsleyae isolate MSU_618 chromosome 4, PKINGS_0.4, whole genome shotgun sequence genome window above contains:
- the LOC140588650 gene encoding ribosomal biogenesis factor-like; this encodes MAKNKSKGQKQKSVFQIANKPMKKKNKAKSVTTSLKQISAVKNEKVDSLNKIFTDVQREVQSVSKCTADKEPKQLPQVAREPPGEAANVDSAAQLLSQL